Proteins co-encoded in one Flavobacterium fluviale genomic window:
- a CDS encoding bifunctional 4-hydroxy-2-oxoglutarate aldolase/2-dehydro-3-deoxy-phosphogluconate aldolase, whose amino-acid sequence MAKYSRIEVASQMKENGMVPLFFHSDIELSKKVLKACYDGGSRLMEFTSRGDFAHEVFGALNKYALAELPGMILGVGSITDAASASLYMSLGANFIVTPVFREDIAIACNRRKVLWSPGCGTLTEIARAEELGCEIVKLFPADIYGPEFIKAIKGPCPWTNIMPTGGVYPTKESLSSWLNAGATCVGLGSQLISKDILENKDFDGLTAKVSQVLDIIKEIRK is encoded by the coding sequence ATGGCAAAATATTCAAGAATTGAAGTCGCTTCGCAAATGAAAGAAAACGGTATGGTTCCGTTATTTTTTCATTCTGATATCGAATTGAGTAAAAAAGTTTTAAAAGCATGTTACGACGGTGGTTCTAGATTAATGGAATTTACCAGCAGAGGTGATTTTGCACACGAAGTTTTTGGCGCTTTAAACAAGTACGCTTTGGCAGAACTTCCAGGAATGATCTTAGGAGTGGGCTCAATTACAGATGCTGCTTCTGCTTCATTGTACATGAGTTTAGGAGCAAATTTTATTGTAACACCAGTTTTTAGAGAAGATATTGCTATCGCTTGTAATCGTAGAAAAGTATTGTGGTCACCAGGCTGTGGTACTTTAACAGAAATTGCGAGAGCAGAAGAATTAGGCTGTGAAATCGTAAAATTATTTCCAGCAGATATTTACGGACCAGAATTTATAAAAGCCATAAAAGGACCTTGTCCGTGGACAAACATCATGCCTACAGGAGGTGTTTACCCTACAAAAGAAAGTCTGAGTTCATGGTTAAATGCAGGTGCAACCTGCGTTGGTTTAGGTTCGCAGTTAATTTCAAAAGATATATTAGAAAATAAAGACTTTGACGGATTGACTGCAAAAGTCAGTCAAGTTCTTGACATTATAAAAGAGATTAGAAAATAG
- a CDS encoding SusC/RagA family TonB-linked outer membrane protein, with protein MNFKKLSKKKEKYSFVFLFFLNLLLCNTTNAQSGIIEGKITDAAGLSLPGVNIQEKGTKNGTSTDFEGSFKINVTNPKATLVISYLGFQTQEVSIAGKSKINVSLAEQSNSLNEVVVVGYGSVKKTDLTGSVSTISAATITERNTINPLEAIQGSTPGVQISSSSGRAGDGFKVVIRGNNSLIADSSNPSMVGSSPLYVVDGVPMDGIDFLNPQDIARMDVLKDASSAAIYGSRGSNGVIIVTTKSGTSAKAGISVTFDTSYGNKTTARLPKMMTGEEWWKFHQVAYMSATPQTQTPAQLASLAGNQSPLLVSRANSGYNFDWYDAVLKTGMTENNYLNITGRSDSGLSYNLGFGIQSDRGLIENDATDKYSFKLGLNHKINDKFSTGVNVTIARLNNQLGSDLAMQDAFRLSPLMSPWAIDAAGNEQVGTLFFLPGKLTYPNGSWVINKTSTVNPLMEIANSSQTEKTWQTVGNVYFQYQPIKWLSFKTTFSAGIMDTTESAAYTAQTNAGVTLNGKNSAILESANNFNYTWDNQIDLKHTFNEVHDFSLLLLQSLYSNVDENSYMSSNNQPFDVGTDNMGSGVQTSYVIRSAYAKNTLNSYAVRLNYAFKDKYLVTASTRWDGSSVLSEGNKWQSFPSLALGWKLSKESFLENSSVVSDLKIRASIGYTGNDNVAPYTSQALLNQQTFYASGANVVPGWQSENLANPNLTWEKTREYNLGIDFGFLKNRISGSVDVYDRLSDDLIYKQQLPAETGWKNTFANVGSVSNKGIEVLLTTKNIKSQNVNWETTFTFTKNVNKLESIYNQDQVSDIGNKLILGAPLNPNYNYVYDGVWQESEAAQAASYGMAPGQARPQDLNGDGVFNQDDRTVIGNPNPEWQGSLYSKLTVGQFDFNFSVLTSQGQTVLSTFHQNFADVSDRGRQKLAMEYFIPTNGTGIEANANTVNPRPGPVATGAGAYWTSLFGYYRDASYVKIKNISLGYTLNSDLLKKLKISNLRVYVNVLDPFVFTKFDGYDPEWAGSPFGVNRPASVTTQLGLSVKF; from the coding sequence ATGAATTTTAAAAAACTATCAAAGAAAAAAGAAAAATACAGCTTTGTATTTTTGTTTTTCCTGAATTTACTGCTGTGTAATACCACAAACGCACAGTCAGGAATAATTGAAGGGAAAATTACCGATGCCGCGGGATTATCACTTCCTGGAGTAAACATTCAGGAAAAGGGAACTAAAAACGGAACTTCAACAGATTTTGAAGGAAGTTTTAAAATCAATGTAACTAATCCAAAAGCCACTTTGGTTATTAGTTATTTAGGCTTTCAGACACAAGAAGTTAGTATTGCCGGAAAATCAAAAATTAATGTAAGTCTTGCAGAACAATCCAATTCATTAAATGAAGTTGTTGTGGTTGGTTATGGATCTGTAAAAAAGACTGATTTAACAGGTTCTGTAAGTACAATTAGTGCAGCAACTATTACAGAAAGAAATACAATTAATCCTTTAGAAGCTATTCAGGGAAGTACGCCGGGAGTTCAGATTTCCTCTTCTTCAGGACGTGCGGGCGATGGATTCAAAGTTGTAATTAGAGGAAATAACTCTTTGATTGCTGATTCTAGTAATCCTAGTATGGTTGGATCTTCACCATTATATGTGGTAGATGGAGTTCCGATGGATGGTATAGATTTCTTAAACCCTCAGGATATTGCCAGAATGGACGTTTTAAAAGATGCTTCTTCAGCAGCTATTTATGGTTCTAGAGGATCAAATGGAGTTATTATTGTTACTACAAAAAGCGGTACAAGTGCCAAAGCAGGTATCAGCGTTACTTTTGATACTTCATACGGAAATAAAACTACTGCAAGATTACCAAAAATGATGACAGGAGAAGAGTGGTGGAAATTCCATCAGGTTGCTTATATGAGTGCAACACCTCAAACGCAGACTCCAGCTCAATTAGCATCTTTGGCAGGAAATCAGAGTCCGTTATTAGTTTCAAGAGCCAACAGCGGTTATAATTTTGACTGGTATGATGCAGTATTAAAAACGGGTATGACCGAAAACAATTATCTAAATATTACCGGCCGTTCAGATTCTGGCTTGAGTTATAATTTAGGATTCGGTATTCAAAGTGATCGCGGTCTAATCGAAAATGATGCAACAGATAAGTATTCATTCAAATTAGGATTAAATCATAAAATAAACGACAAGTTTTCTACAGGCGTAAATGTTACAATTGCAAGATTAAACAATCAGCTTGGGAGTGATTTAGCTATGCAGGATGCTTTTAGATTAAGTCCGCTAATGTCACCGTGGGCAATCGACGCGGCAGGTAACGAACAAGTTGGGACATTATTTTTCCTTCCTGGAAAACTGACTTATCCTAATGGTTCTTGGGTGATCAATAAAACATCAACCGTAAACCCGTTAATGGAAATTGCGAATTCTTCTCAAACAGAAAAAACGTGGCAGACAGTTGGAAACGTTTATTTCCAATATCAGCCTATTAAATGGCTTTCCTTTAAAACTACTTTTTCTGCAGGAATTATGGATACGACAGAATCTGCTGCTTACACGGCACAGACAAATGCTGGGGTAACATTAAACGGAAAAAATTCTGCAATTTTAGAAAGTGCAAACAACTTTAATTATACTTGGGATAATCAAATCGATCTAAAACATACTTTTAACGAAGTACACGATTTTAGCTTACTATTACTGCAAAGTTTGTATTCAAATGTTGATGAGAATTCATATATGTCTTCTAACAATCAGCCATTTGATGTGGGAACAGACAATATGGGTTCTGGTGTTCAAACGAGTTATGTAATAAGATCTGCTTATGCAAAAAACACTTTAAATTCGTACGCTGTTCGTTTAAATTATGCATTCAAAGATAAATATCTGGTAACAGCTTCAACTAGATGGGACGGTTCTTCTGTTTTATCTGAAGGGAATAAATGGCAGAGTTTTCCATCATTGGCTTTAGGATGGAAATTGAGTAAAGAATCATTCTTAGAAAACAGTTCGGTTGTTTCAGATTTGAAAATTCGTGCAAGTATTGGTTACACAGGAAATGATAACGTGGCACCTTATACTTCACAAGCATTATTAAATCAGCAGACATTTTATGCATCTGGAGCAAATGTAGTTCCAGGATGGCAGTCAGAAAATTTGGCTAATCCAAATTTAACCTGGGAAAAAACCAGAGAGTACAATTTAGGAATTGATTTTGGATTCTTAAAAAATAGAATTTCAGGTAGTGTTGACGTATATGATAGATTATCAGATGATTTAATTTACAAACAACAGCTGCCGGCAGAAACAGGATGGAAAAATACTTTTGCAAATGTTGGATCTGTAAGCAACAAAGGAATTGAAGTTTTATTGACTACTAAAAACATCAAATCTCAAAATGTAAACTGGGAAACGACTTTTACATTTACTAAAAACGTAAACAAATTAGAGTCAATTTACAATCAAGATCAAGTCAGCGATATTGGAAATAAATTAATACTTGGAGCGCCTTTAAATCCAAATTACAATTATGTATATGACGGAGTTTGGCAGGAAAGCGAAGCAGCTCAGGCAGCATCTTACGGAATGGCGCCTGGACAAGCGAGACCACAAGACTTAAACGGAGACGGTGTCTTTAATCAAGATGACAGAACAGTTATTGGAAATCCTAATCCAGAGTGGCAGGGAAGTTTGTATTCTAAATTAACAGTAGGTCAGTTTGATTTCAATTTTTCGGTATTGACAAGTCAAGGGCAGACAGTTTTAAGTACATTCCACCAAAACTTTGCAGACGTTAGTGATCGCGGACGCCAAAAATTAGCAATGGAATATTTTATTCCAACCAATGGTACAGGTATTGAAGCAAATGCTAATACCGTAAATCCAAGACCAGGACCTGTTGCAACTGGAGCAGGAGCTTATTGGACTTCTTTATTTGGTTACTACAGAGATGCATCTTACGTGAAAATTAAAAATATATCTTTAGGTTATACATTAAATTCTGATTTATTAAAGAAGTTAAAAATCTCAAATCTAAGAGTG
- a CDS encoding UxaA family hydrolase, protein MATQKKLIKVHPTDNVAVALVNLTAGEVIDFEGESITVESDVKMKHKIAMVPFNVGDRIIMYGVLVGKASARIEKGGLLSTLNVKHESDKVTGKTETIGWNAPNVDKWKDRTWQGYHREDGQVGTENVWLFFPLVFCENRNIEILKDIFEKELMKPKENDYQLLLRSLVKSETGGAGNQEASNDANLFNNIEVKFITHQGGCGGIRQDSHSLAKLLAGYVNNPNVAGATVLSLGCQNLQISIFKEALDAINPNSKKPVLIYDQQSIGTIETMLSSVVKDTFEAIKKANEIKRQPAPLSKLRIGLECGGSDGFSGISANPTLGVLSDHLVALGGTTILSEFPELCGVEQELVNRCVDDKDGKRFLDLMQWYEKTVVDAGSGFDMNPSPGNIKDGLITDAMKSAGAAKKGGTSPIVGVYDYGEYINEAGFTLLCTPGNDVECTTAMVGSGANMVLFTTGLGTPTGNPIAPVVKISSNTQLANKMSDIIDIDTGGIITGEKSIDEMADEMLEFIIDVASGTIKTKAAILNQNDFIPWKRGVSL, encoded by the coding sequence ATGGCAACGCAGAAAAAATTAATAAAAGTTCATCCTACTGATAACGTAGCGGTAGCTTTGGTAAATCTTACAGCAGGCGAAGTAATTGATTTTGAAGGAGAATCAATTACTGTTGAGTCTGATGTAAAAATGAAACATAAGATTGCAATGGTTCCTTTTAATGTAGGAGACAGGATCATTATGTACGGTGTTTTGGTAGGAAAAGCTAGTGCAAGAATCGAAAAAGGAGGATTGCTTTCTACCTTAAACGTAAAACACGAAAGTGATAAAGTTACTGGTAAAACAGAAACTATTGGCTGGAATGCACCAAATGTTGATAAATGGAAAGACAGAACGTGGCAGGGCTATCATAGAGAAGATGGACAGGTTGGAACAGAAAATGTATGGTTGTTTTTTCCATTAGTTTTTTGTGAAAACAGAAACATCGAAATCTTGAAAGATATCTTTGAGAAAGAATTGATGAAACCTAAAGAAAACGACTATCAATTGTTATTGCGTTCTTTAGTGAAATCAGAAACTGGCGGAGCAGGAAATCAAGAAGCTTCAAACGATGCTAACTTGTTCAATAATATCGAAGTGAAATTCATCACGCATCAAGGTGGGTGCGGTGGAATTCGTCAGGATTCTCACAGTTTAGCGAAGCTTTTGGCTGGTTATGTAAATAATCCAAACGTGGCTGGAGCAACTGTTTTGAGTTTAGGATGTCAGAATCTTCAAATTTCAATTTTCAAGGAAGCTTTAGATGCTATTAATCCAAACAGTAAAAAGCCTGTTTTGATTTACGATCAGCAGTCTATCGGGACAATTGAAACGATGTTAAGCAGTGTGGTAAAAGATACTTTTGAAGCTATTAAAAAGGCGAATGAAATTAAGAGACAACCAGCTCCATTATCTAAATTAAGAATTGGTTTAGAGTGCGGTGGATCTGACGGATTCTCTGGAATTTCTGCAAACCCAACGTTGGGAGTGTTGTCCGATCATTTAGTTGCTTTAGGAGGAACTACAATTCTTTCTGAATTTCCTGAATTATGCGGAGTAGAACAGGAATTAGTAAATCGTTGTGTAGATGATAAAGATGGAAAACGTTTCTTAGATTTAATGCAGTGGTACGAAAAAACTGTTGTAGATGCAGGTTCAGGATTTGACATGAATCCGTCTCCAGGTAACATCAAAGACGGTTTAATTACAGATGCAATGAAATCGGCGGGTGCAGCTAAAAAAGGAGGAACTTCACCAATTGTAGGGGTATACGATTATGGAGAATATATTAATGAAGCAGGCTTTACATTGCTATGTACTCCTGGAAACGATGTGGAATGTACAACTGCAATGGTAGGTTCTGGAGCTAATATGGTACTGTTTACAACAGGTTTAGGAACTCCGACAGGAAACCCAATTGCACCAGTTGTAAAAATTTCATCAAACACGCAGTTAGCGAATAAAATGTCTGATATTATCGATATTGATACGGGTGGAATTATCACTGGAGAAAAATCAATTGATGAAATGGCTGACGAAATGTTAGAATTTATCATTGATGTTGCCAGCGGTACCATTAAAACTAAAGCTGCAATATTAAATCAGAACGATTTTATTCCTTGGAAAAGAGGGGTATCGCTTTAA
- a CDS encoding LacI family DNA-binding transcriptional regulator, protein MSEKVTIYDIAEKLNITAATVSRALNNNPKIKEATRELVIKTAAAMNYKQNKLALALKSGRSNNIGVIVPRIDSNFFASVIRGIEEELYPHGYQVIICQTHESIKRENENLHTLVDAQVDGIMMSVTGVSDENDSAFRNVLEKNVPLIFFDRSKHIDGVSSVTINDFKGGYLATKHLIDEGCRNIAHFSGDQSLDIFKNRFLGYKQALLDNGIEFNEKYVIYTKSAVDAGKEAVDKLLQLETPPDAIFSSSDFAALGAIQELKERNINIPNDFCVAGFSNEPFTKFMELSITSVDQSPLEMGRMSARVFLEQVDKTDTIKIEKKVVLAPELHIRKSSTKTNF, encoded by the coding sequence ATGAGTGAAAAAGTAACCATTTACGATATTGCTGAAAAATTAAATATCACTGCTGCAACAGTTTCTAGAGCACTAAATAACAATCCTAAAATTAAGGAGGCAACGCGTGAGCTGGTTATTAAAACGGCGGCGGCGATGAACTATAAGCAGAACAAATTGGCGCTGGCTTTAAAAAGTGGTCGAAGTAATAATATCGGAGTTATTGTACCGCGTATTGACAGCAATTTCTTTGCCTCTGTTATCAGGGGAATTGAAGAAGAACTTTATCCTCATGGCTATCAAGTTATTATCTGTCAAACGCACGAAAGCATCAAGAGAGAGAATGAAAACCTTCATACGCTTGTAGATGCGCAGGTTGACGGAATTATGATGTCTGTAACTGGTGTTTCTGACGAAAATGACAGCGCTTTTAGAAATGTATTAGAAAAAAATGTACCGCTGATATTTTTTGATAGAAGTAAACATATTGATGGCGTAAGCTCTGTTACAATAAACGACTTTAAAGGAGGTTATTTAGCCACTAAACATTTAATTGACGAAGGCTGTAGAAATATCGCTCACTTTTCTGGAGATCAATCACTTGATATATTTAAAAACCGTTTTTTAGGGTACAAGCAAGCTTTACTGGATAATGGAATAGAGTTTAATGAAAAATATGTCATCTATACCAAAAGTGCTGTTGATGCGGGAAAAGAAGCTGTCGATAAACTTTTACAGTTAGAAACTCCTCCAGACGCTATATTTTCTTCGAGTGATTTTGCCGCATTGGGAGCCATTCAAGAATTAAAAGAGCGTAACATCAATATTCCAAATGACTTTTGTGTTGCTGGTTTTAGTAATGAGCCTTTCACAAAATTTATGGAATTATCTATCACATCTGTAGATCAGTCACCATTGGAAATGGGAAGAATGTCGGCCCGCGTTTTCTTAGAACAAGTAGATAAAACAGATACGATAAAAATCGAAAAAAAGGTAGTTCTTGCACCTGAATTACATATTCGTAAATCTTCTACCAAAACTAATTTTTAA
- a CDS encoding tagaturonate reductase has translation MKKLNRINTGLEKLQPIKVVQFGEGNFLRAFVDYAFDKLNKEVDFNAGIAIVQPLKDGMVNMINDQDGLYTLFMNGIKKGEKIQDIELITNIVKTINPYTEFADYLALAKEEELQFIVSNTTEAGIEFIESDTPDMQPPVSFPAKLTVLLYERFKHFNGDASKGVTIIPCELIDYNSETLKKYILQYVDLWKLEDAFKTWVSDACTYHSTLVDRIVPGYPRAEIEEYNNKLDYEDNLIVAAEPFFLWAIEGGDDLKAKLPFHKTELNVKIVDDIRPFKMIKVRILNGAHTAMVPCSLLHGNKLVMETVNGDFTGKFVNSVISEISETLDMDKNEITAYSEEVMDRFKNPFIKHALADIALNSVSKFKVRVLPSLLGYYKANQKLPVNLTFSLASLIRFYKGTWNGQSLPVKDGEDITTFFNGLWKSDDYEKIARLTLQNKNFWDEDLTEIPGLTKAITIALEEIDANGIEAGFAKFQERIK, from the coding sequence ATGAAAAAATTAAATAGAATAAATACAGGATTAGAAAAGTTACAGCCAATTAAGGTAGTTCAGTTTGGAGAGGGTAACTTTTTAAGAGCCTTTGTTGATTATGCTTTTGACAAACTAAATAAAGAAGTTGATTTTAATGCCGGTATTGCAATAGTGCAGCCTTTGAAAGACGGTATGGTAAATATGATTAATGATCAGGACGGTCTTTATACCTTATTTATGAACGGAATTAAAAAAGGTGAAAAAATACAAGATATTGAGTTAATTACCAATATTGTAAAAACGATAAACCCTTATACTGAATTTGCAGATTATTTGGCTTTAGCCAAAGAAGAAGAACTTCAGTTTATTGTTTCTAATACTACAGAAGCTGGAATTGAATTTATCGAAAGTGATACTCCAGACATGCAGCCACCAGTGTCATTTCCTGCAAAATTGACGGTTTTATTATATGAAAGATTTAAACATTTCAATGGAGATGCATCTAAAGGAGTTACCATAATTCCTTGTGAATTAATTGATTATAACTCTGAGACACTGAAAAAATATATTTTACAATATGTTGATTTATGGAAATTAGAAGATGCATTTAAAACTTGGGTATCAGATGCTTGTACGTATCATAGTACTTTGGTTGACAGAATCGTTCCTGGATATCCAAGAGCTGAAATTGAAGAATACAATAATAAATTAGATTATGAGGACAATTTAATTGTTGCGGCCGAACCTTTTTTCCTTTGGGCTATTGAAGGCGGAGATGATTTAAAAGCAAAATTGCCATTTCATAAAACAGAGTTGAATGTAAAAATCGTTGATGATATACGTCCTTTTAAAATGATTAAAGTTCGTATTTTAAACGGTGCGCACACGGCAATGGTTCCTTGTTCACTTTTGCATGGTAATAAATTAGTAATGGAAACTGTTAACGGAGATTTTACTGGAAAATTTGTAAACAGCGTCATTAGTGAAATTAGTGAAACTCTTGATATGGACAAAAATGAAATTACGGCCTATTCTGAGGAAGTAATGGACCGATTTAAAAACCCATTTATCAAACATGCACTTGCTGATATTGCATTGAATTCTGTATCGAAATTCAAAGTTAGAGTTCTGCCTAGTTTATTAGGATATTATAAGGCTAACCAAAAATTGCCTGTTAATTTGACTTTTTCATTAGCAAGTTTAATTCGTTTCTACAAAGGAACGTGGAATGGTCAAAGTTTACCGGTTAAAGATGGTGAAGATATTACAACTTTCTTTAACGGACTTTGGAAATCTGATGATTACGAGAAAATCGCTCGTTTGACATTACAAAATAAAAATTTCTGGGATGAAGACTTAACAGAAATCCCAGGATTAACAAAAGCAATTACAATTGCATTAGAAGAAATTGATGCAAATGGTATTGAAGCTGGCTTCGCTAAGTTTCAAGAAAGAATCAAATAA
- a CDS encoding glycoside hydrolase family 28 protein — MIPAKNLKFNWIVFLTALTIAVVSCAKKTSSITTNASNPWKKMDLVLKSIPQTHFEDKVYNINDFGAVADGKTLNTEAFQKAIKQCAANGGGQVLVPNGKYLTGAIYLESNVNLHLQDNAEILFSLNPKDYPIVHTSWEGTEVMNYSPLIYAKNKTNIAVTGKGTLNGQADSTNWWIWSGGKNYGWKKGIPSQNDPTNREVLVDMAEKGVPVAERIFGEGRYLRPNFIEFFECNTALIKDVTIINSPFWILHPIKTNNMIIDGVTVNSHGPNNDGCDPEYSQNIVIKNCTFNTGDDCIAIKSGRDADGRRVAIPSKNIIVQNCKMIDGHGGVVIGSEISAGVNNVFVENCVMDSPNLDRAIRIKTNSKRGGVIEDIFVRNLEVGTVKECVLKLNMFYNVYGSQTGNFIPTIRNVSLENVNVKNGGKYSVWAEGYAASPVENITLKNVKIQKVDSVYLLKNVKNINFINTYINEKKVESIKH, encoded by the coding sequence ATGATTCCTGCTAAAAACCTCAAATTTAATTGGATTGTATTTTTAACTGCTTTAACTATAGCAGTGGTTTCTTGTGCAAAAAAGACCTCTTCTATTACTACAAACGCTTCTAATCCATGGAAAAAAATGGATTTGGTTCTAAAAAGTATTCCACAGACACATTTTGAGGATAAAGTGTACAACATAAATGATTTTGGCGCTGTTGCAGATGGAAAAACGCTAAATACAGAAGCTTTTCAAAAAGCAATAAAACAATGTGCGGCAAATGGAGGCGGGCAGGTTTTGGTTCCAAACGGAAAATATTTAACAGGCGCTATATATTTAGAAAGTAATGTTAATCTGCATTTACAAGATAATGCCGAGATTCTATTTAGTTTAAATCCTAAAGATTATCCAATCGTTCATACTTCTTGGGAAGGAACAGAAGTAATGAATTATTCACCGCTCATTTATGCGAAAAATAAAACCAATATTGCTGTAACTGGAAAAGGTACTTTAAACGGTCAGGCAGACAGTACCAACTGGTGGATTTGGTCTGGCGGAAAAAATTACGGCTGGAAAAAAGGGATTCCATCTCAAAACGACCCCACAAATCGTGAAGTATTAGTCGATATGGCCGAAAAAGGAGTTCCTGTTGCAGAACGTATTTTTGGTGAAGGAAGATATCTTCGTCCAAATTTCATTGAATTTTTTGAATGCAATACGGCATTAATTAAAGATGTTACCATTATAAATTCTCCTTTTTGGATTCTGCATCCAATAAAAACAAACAACATGATTATTGATGGTGTAACGGTTAACAGCCATGGGCCAAATAATGATGGATGCGATCCTGAATATTCTCAAAACATTGTAATTAAAAACTGCACTTTTAATACTGGCGACGATTGTATTGCAATAAAATCCGGACGCGATGCCGATGGAAGAAGAGTAGCAATTCCGAGTAAGAATATAATTGTACAAAACTGCAAAATGATCGATGGTCACGGCGGTGTAGTTATTGGGAGCGAAATTTCTGCAGGCGTAAATAATGTGTTTGTTGAAAATTGTGTAATGGACAGTCCCAATCTGGATCGCGCCATTCGTATCAAAACCAACTCTAAAAGGGGCGGCGTTATCGAAGATATTTTTGTTAGAAATCTTGAAGTAGGTACTGTTAAAGAATGTGTTTTAAAATTAAACATGTTTTATAATGTATATGGATCGCAGACAGGGAATTTTATTCCAACAATCAGAAATGTAAGTTTAGAAAATGTAAATGTGAAAAACGGTGGTAAATACAGCGTTTGGGCAGAAGGATATGCAGCATCTCCAGTGGAAAATATTACACTTAAAAACGTGAAAATTCAGAAAGTAGATTCTGTCTATTTATTAAAAAACGTAAAAAATATAAATTTTATAAATACCTATATCAATGAGAAAAAAGTAGAATCAATTAAACACTAA
- a CDS encoding sugar kinase, producing MSRVVAFGEIMLRLSTERHLRFSQSTAFGATYGGGEFNVCVSLANYGVNAEFVTRLPENEIGFSALREIRKMNVESKNIVYGGERLGIYFLETGAGTRGSNVVYDRAHSAMSTIQKGLVDWEKVLEGAEWFHWSGITPAISESAAEACLEAIKVAHKLGIKISCDLNYRSKLWQYGKTPSEVMPEMLKYSNVILGDIDTAYFMLGIPKVNPNYQDEKTLPNLYTKLFEFIPNLEIAATTLRYSVSASHQRIGGILFDGKAIHSAAVKEVTPVVDRVGSGDAFMGGLIYGLLEYQNNNQRALDFAVAACCLKHTIAGDYNLVTLKEVENMIDGDGSALVSR from the coding sequence ATGAGTAGAGTAGTTGCATTTGGAGAAATCATGCTGCGTTTATCGACAGAAAGACATTTACGTTTTTCGCAGTCTACAGCATTTGGTGCTACGTATGGCGGCGGTGAATTTAACGTATGCGTTTCTTTGGCAAATTACGGAGTTAATGCTGAATTTGTTACCAGACTGCCAGAAAATGAAATTGGTTTTTCTGCATTAAGAGAAATCAGAAAAATGAATGTCGAATCTAAAAACATTGTTTACGGAGGAGAACGTTTAGGAATCTATTTCTTAGAAACTGGAGCAGGAACACGCGGAAGCAATGTTGTTTACGATCGTGCACACAGTGCCATGTCAACTATTCAAAAAGGACTGGTTGATTGGGAAAAAGTTTTAGAAGGAGCTGAATGGTTTCACTGGAGCGGTATAACACCAGCGATTTCAGAAAGTGCAGCAGAAGCTTGTTTAGAAGCAATTAAAGTCGCTCATAAATTAGGAATTAAAATTTCATGCGATTTAAATTACAGATCAAAACTTTGGCAGTATGGCAAAACTCCAAGCGAGGTAATGCCAGAAATGTTAAAATATAGCAATGTGATTTTAGGAGATATTGATACGGCGTATTTTATGTTGGGAATTCCTAAAGTAAATCCGAATTATCAAGACGAGAAAACGCTTCCAAATTTATATACAAAATTGTTTGAATTTATTCCGAACCTTGAAATCGCTGCGACAACACTTCGTTATTCTGTAAGTGCTTCTCACCAAAGAATCGGAGGAATTTTATTTGACGGAAAAGCAATTCACAGCGCAGCAGTTAAAGAAGTTACTCCAGTAGTCGACCGTGTAGGAAGCGGAGATGCATTTATGGGCGGACTAATTTATGGTCTGCTGGAATACCAAAATAATAACCAAAGAGCATTAGATTTTGCAGTTGCAGCATGTTGTTTAAAACATACTATTGCAGGCGATTACAACTTGGTTACATTGAAAGAAGTTGAAAATATGATTGATGGTGATGGCTCTGCATTAGTATCAAGATAA